One window of the Brevibacterium limosum genome contains the following:
- a CDS encoding FadR/GntR family transcriptional regulator, giving the protein MSEDTTSAGHEFAGLSDVVSLTSAPQQIADHILSGIAVGALPEGTLLPGERTLAADLQVSRSSVRAALLRLERLGVVERRRGRGGGTFVKTARPEALAPMAGRIDEFHAERRNLLDARAVFQNSLAATAARRRTEEELSELRELAEVYSQRAEAAAARTADAQFHFAIARAGHNPELVRMAIDLDTKINAGFRHDPFSAELFDHAVDDHAAIVEAIAAGDGVEAGRLCEEHFRYTTIVTRD; this is encoded by the coding sequence TTGAGCGAGGACACGACATCGGCGGGCCACGAGTTCGCCGGGCTGAGCGACGTGGTGAGCCTGACGAGCGCGCCGCAGCAGATCGCCGACCACATCCTCTCCGGAATCGCCGTGGGAGCGTTGCCGGAAGGCACTCTGCTGCCGGGCGAACGGACCTTGGCCGCAGATCTCCAGGTGTCTCGCTCGAGCGTGCGCGCAGCCCTGCTGCGGCTCGAACGGCTCGGTGTCGTCGAACGCCGCCGGGGTCGTGGGGGAGGGACGTTCGTCAAGACCGCCCGCCCCGAGGCGCTGGCGCCCATGGCCGGCAGGATCGACGAATTCCATGCCGAACGTCGGAATCTTCTCGACGCTCGCGCGGTCTTCCAGAATTCGCTGGCGGCGACCGCGGCGCGCCGACGCACCGAGGAGGAGCTGAGCGAACTCCGTGAGTTGGCCGAGGTCTATTCCCAGCGCGCCGAGGCGGCCGCCGCCCGCACCGCGGACGCGCAGTTCCATTTCGCCATCGCCCGCGCCGGGCACAACCCGGAACTCGTGCGCATGGCCATCGACCTCGATACGAAGATCAACGCCGGTTTCCGTCACGACCCGTTCTCCGCTGAGCTCTTCGACCACGCCGTAGACGACCACGCCGCGATCGTCGAGGCGATCGCCGCCGGTGACGGGGTGGAGGCAGGCAGACTGTGCGAAGAGCACTTCAGGTACACGACCATCGTCACCCGGGACTGA
- the map gene encoding type I methionyl aminopeptidase yields MTVHTRLLTPGTISPERGVPKDIPRPEYVGRADADEGRGNNFYSPEEIEVVRAAGRIAADALAAVGEMIAPGITTDDIDKAAHEFMCDHGAYPSTLGYRGFPKSVCTSVNEVICHGIPDSTVIEDGDIVNVDITAYYQGMHGDTNYTFTAGEVDEESRLLVERTYESMMRGIKAVRPGRQINVIGRVIEKYAKRFDYGVVRDYSGHGVGREFHSGLIIPHYDAAPAHAETIEPGMIFTIEPMLNLGTIDWDVWDDAWTVVTKDRRRSAQFEHTLVVTEAGADILTLPDVDTAIAAGPAHEGN; encoded by the coding sequence ATGACTGTTCACACTCGCCTGCTCACGCCCGGCACCATATCGCCCGAACGCGGTGTGCCGAAGGACATCCCCCGCCCCGAATACGTCGGACGCGCCGACGCCGATGAGGGCCGCGGAAACAATTTCTACAGCCCCGAGGAGATCGAGGTCGTCCGAGCGGCCGGTCGGATCGCGGCCGATGCCCTGGCCGCCGTCGGCGAGATGATCGCCCCCGGCATCACGACCGATGACATCGACAAGGCAGCGCACGAGTTCATGTGCGATCACGGAGCGTACCCGTCGACGCTGGGCTATCGCGGGTTTCCGAAGTCCGTATGCACCTCCGTCAACGAGGTGATCTGCCACGGGATCCCCGATTCGACCGTCATCGAAGACGGCGACATCGTCAATGTCGACATCACCGCGTACTACCAGGGCATGCACGGGGATACGAACTACACATTCACCGCCGGCGAGGTCGACGAGGAGTCGCGCCTGCTCGTCGAACGCACCTATGAGTCGATGATGCGCGGAATCAAGGCGGTCAGACCCGGCCGTCAGATCAACGTCATCGGACGAGTGATCGAGAAATATGCGAAGCGCTTCGACTACGGGGTCGTGCGCGACTACAGCGGCCACGGTGTCGGCCGTGAGTTCCATTCCGGCCTCATCATCCCCCACTATGACGCAGCCCCCGCCCACGCCGAGACGATCGAGCCGGGAATGATCTTCACGATCGAGCCCATGCTCAACCTCGGCACGATCGACTGGGACGTCTGGGATGACGCCTGGACCGTGGTGACGAAGGATCGCAGACGCTCTGCCCAGTTCGAACACACACTGGTCGTGACCGAGGCGGGTGCCGATATCCTGACCCTGCCCGATGTCGACACCGCGATCGCCGCGGGACCTGCACACGAGGGGAATTGA
- the ppgK gene encoding polyphosphate--glucose phosphotransferase, giving the protein MSAETSPRFAIGIDIGGTGIKAALVDTVTGKLPFKRLRELTPKPSTPDAVAATIATLLDALSARALELELVTDRADLDSLPVGCGFPGVIREGRVEYTANLDQSWIGSPIAEIIRQSTGRTVYFLNDADAAGLAEMIFGAGRRHRKKTVLLTTLGTGIGTALFTQGRLVPYTELGHIEMNGADAETQAAESVRTRLGLTYPEWAARLQQYYSMIELLVAPDVIIVGGGVSKSHDQFLPLIRTRAKLKPAKLYNNAGIVGAAMIAVNGGKAKVRRSRS; this is encoded by the coding sequence ATGAGCGCGGAGACCTCCCCACGGTTTGCGATCGGCATCGACATCGGAGGGACCGGGATCAAAGCGGCGCTCGTCGATACGGTCACGGGAAAGCTGCCGTTCAAGCGGCTGCGCGAGCTCACCCCGAAACCGAGCACCCCCGATGCGGTGGCCGCGACGATCGCCACGCTGCTGGATGCGCTGAGCGCGCGCGCCCTCGAGCTCGAGCTCGTCACCGATCGTGCGGATCTGGACTCCCTGCCCGTCGGCTGCGGGTTTCCCGGAGTCATCCGCGAGGGACGTGTCGAATACACAGCGAACCTCGATCAGAGTTGGATCGGTTCGCCCATCGCCGAGATCATCAGGCAGAGCACCGGCCGCACGGTGTATTTCCTCAACGATGCGGATGCGGCCGGCCTGGCCGAGATGATCTTCGGCGCCGGTCGCAGACACCGGAAGAAGACGGTGCTGCTGACGACGCTGGGCACGGGAATCGGAACCGCCCTGTTCACTCAGGGCCGGTTGGTTCCCTACACCGAGCTCGGTCATATCGAGATGAATGGCGCCGATGCCGAGACGCAGGCCGCGGAATCGGTCAGGACCCGACTGGGACTGACCTATCCCGAATGGGCGGCCCGGCTGCAGCAGTACTATTCGATGATCGAACTGCTCGTCGCCCCGGATGTCATCATCGTCGGCGGCGGTGTCTCGAAGTCCCATGACCAGTTCCTGCCGCTCATCAGGACGCGAGCCAAACTCAAACCGGCGAAACTGTACAACAACGCCGGAATCGTCGGCGCAGCGATGATCGCGGTCAACGGCGGAAAGGCGAAGGTCCGCCGCAGCCGATCATGA
- a CDS encoding YaaA family protein, whose product MKILLPPSEGKTPSSTGPSLDLDRLSAPELTAKRKRVLSALKKVSKRRDALEKLGVGASLAEDVERNTVLDEIPCAPALLTYSGVLYEAMGAGELVARAERDETLRERLHDVHVFSALFGRVHGLDEIPAYRLAMKTDLGTLGKLTSYWKPILAKSCSLDSAEVALDCRSSDYRSVWPGPNDQVVTMGAVSVSDGKRRVVSHWAKFYRGEFAGRLLSDDRPLPETAEGLLARAEEFYEVEFTAPTKSKPANLMIVLRD is encoded by the coding sequence GTGAAGATCCTGCTGCCGCCCTCCGAGGGCAAGACTCCGTCGTCAACCGGCCCCTCCCTCGACCTCGACAGACTCTCGGCTCCGGAACTCACCGCGAAACGCAAGCGGGTCCTGTCCGCACTGAAGAAGGTCTCGAAGCGTCGGGATGCCCTCGAGAAGCTCGGTGTCGGAGCGTCACTGGCAGAGGACGTCGAACGGAACACGGTTCTCGATGAGATCCCCTGCGCTCCCGCTCTGCTCACCTACTCCGGGGTCCTCTACGAGGCAATGGGCGCCGGCGAGCTGGTGGCTCGTGCGGAACGGGACGAGACTCTGCGCGAACGCCTCCACGACGTCCACGTCTTCTCGGCCCTGTTCGGTCGAGTCCACGGACTCGATGAGATCCCCGCTTATCGTCTGGCGATGAAGACCGATCTGGGGACCCTGGGAAAGCTGACGTCCTATTGGAAGCCGATTCTGGCGAAGTCGTGTTCCCTCGACTCCGCCGAGGTGGCCCTCGACTGCCGTTCGAGCGATTACCGTTCAGTGTGGCCGGGACCCAACGATCAGGTCGTCACCATGGGCGCCGTGTCCGTCAGTGACGGAAAGCGTCGTGTCGTCTCCCATTGGGCGAAGTTCTACAGGGGTGAGTTCGCCGGTCGGCTGCTCTCCGACGACCGTCCTCTGCCGGAGACTGCCGAGGGGCTCCTGGCGCGGGCCGAAGAGTTCTACGAGGTCGAGTTCACCGCACCGACGAAATCGAAACCGGCGAACCTCATGATCGTCCTCCGGGACTGA
- a CDS encoding zinc ribbon domain-containing protein, producing the protein MLITDSQRTALQTLIELTAHGRALRFEHDNPKRAEELQELITRHKELGEKRTEAAAVAEGHQQAIAEATELIEAQRAKIEKKTAELNDGTGLTSRDMVNLQEEIAGHEARVSEIEESQLEEMEHLEAAEAELSAVDDRIADVTASGKEVQTAVKDRKAELRDLIADNESAAAGPRSEMPQQLLTAFDANVRQGGPGAALLNGPNCQACGQEIGGAAWHGMLGADVNETYECEECEAVLLRRS; encoded by the coding sequence ATGCTCATCACCGACAGCCAGAGAACGGCACTTCAGACCCTCATCGAGCTCACCGCCCACGGACGTGCTCTGCGGTTCGAACACGACAATCCGAAGCGGGCCGAAGAGCTACAGGAGCTCATCACCCGCCACAAGGAGCTCGGAGAGAAGCGGACCGAAGCCGCCGCAGTCGCCGAGGGCCACCAGCAGGCCATCGCCGAAGCGACCGAACTCATCGAAGCACAGCGGGCGAAGATCGAGAAGAAGACCGCCGAACTCAACGACGGCACCGGCCTGACGAGCCGAGACATGGTGAATCTGCAGGAGGAGATCGCCGGTCACGAAGCTCGGGTCTCCGAGATCGAGGAGTCACAGCTGGAGGAGATGGAACACCTCGAGGCCGCCGAAGCCGAGCTTTCGGCAGTCGATGATCGGATCGCCGACGTCACGGCCTCCGGCAAAGAGGTGCAGACCGCGGTGAAGGACCGGAAGGCCGAACTGCGTGACCTCATCGCCGACAACGAATCCGCTGCGGCAGGTCCGAGAAGCGAAATGCCGCAGCAGCTGCTCACGGCATTCGATGCCAATGTCCGGCAGGGCGGGCCCGGAGCCGCGCTGCTCAACGGGCCGAACTGTCAGGCGTGCGGGCAGGAGATCGGCGGGGCCGCATGGCATGGGATGCTCGGAGCCGATGTCAACGAAACCTATGAGTGCGAGGAGTGCGAAGCGGTGCTCCTGCGCCGCAGCTGA
- a CDS encoding Nif3-like dinuclear metal center hexameric protein, whose product MRHPKVSDCVEVFDSLWPPALAESWDSVGLAVGDPDAEVRSILLALDPMDAVIAEAVVLGADLVFNHHPLMLKPVKSVNAATLKGGAVHTLISNDIALFNAHTNADSARGGVSEVLISLMGIEDAQPLAAHSLADGPDTDSQPTGIGRVGDLDHPTPVRDLARRLAAHLPRTTTGVRIAGDPAAPVTRVAVCGGAGDSLFDEVRASGADVYVTADLRHHPATEALDTANRRESGLSLIDVSHWASETVWLTAAAEALEAEFAARGFTVSLQHSAVNTDPWVERY is encoded by the coding sequence ATGAGACATCCGAAGGTGAGCGACTGCGTTGAGGTCTTCGACTCGCTGTGGCCGCCGGCCCTGGCCGAGTCCTGGGACTCCGTGGGATTGGCGGTCGGTGACCCCGACGCCGAGGTCCGTTCGATCCTCTTGGCACTGGACCCGATGGACGCTGTGATCGCCGAGGCTGTCGTCCTTGGTGCGGATCTGGTGTTCAACCATCATCCGCTCATGCTCAAACCCGTGAAGTCGGTCAACGCCGCAACGCTGAAGGGCGGGGCCGTGCACACGCTCATCAGCAACGATATTGCGTTGTTCAACGCGCACACGAACGCCGATTCGGCTCGCGGCGGAGTCTCGGAAGTGCTCATCTCACTCATGGGCATCGAGGATGCGCAGCCCTTGGCTGCGCACAGCCTTGCTGACGGACCGGACACCGACTCCCAGCCGACGGGGATCGGTCGCGTCGGCGATCTTGATCATCCCACCCCTGTCCGAGACTTGGCCAGACGCTTGGCCGCTCACCTGCCGCGCACCACGACCGGGGTGCGCATCGCAGGCGACCCGGCAGCGCCAGTGACCCGCGTGGCCGTCTGCGGCGGCGCCGGTGATTCGCTCTTCGACGAGGTCCGAGCCAGCGGGGCCGACGTGTATGTGACTGCCGACCTGCGCCACCACCCCGCCACAGAGGCGCTCGACACTGCGAATCGCCGGGAGAGCGGGCTCTCGCTCATCGACGTCTCCCACTGGGCGTCGGAGACGGTGTGGCTCACTGCGGCGGCCGAAGCGCTGGAAGCCGAATTCGCCGCACGCGGGTTCACCGTCTCGCTGCAGCACTCGGCGGTCAACACCGACCCCTGGGTCGAACGCTACTGA